The stretch of DNA GGCACGAGCTCGCGCCAGCGTCGGCGCGTGGCGAGGGAGACCAGCGCCAGGCAGGCCGCGCCGCCCGAGCTGAACGACCCGATGCTCACGACGTTCGTCACCAGCGCGACCGTGACGGGGAACCGGCGACGCCAGACCATCGCGACCACGGTGCACGCCACACCCGTCGCCAGGTCGAGGGCGAACCACAGCGGTGCGTGCCGCAGCTGCCAGAGCCCGAGCGGCACCCACGTCAGCGCGGTCACGGCGAGGACGAGCAGCAACCGCCACGTGTGTCCCCACCAGGTCAGCGGGGGAGCGGTGCCGGTCACCGACGACACGCTACCCAGCCCCGTGGACTCCCGACCACGACCGACGGACGGGGACGTCTCATACTTTCGGCGCGCCGATCATGGCTGCGCGACGGATGCGTCACCGGTTCGGCGTGCGGGAGAGTGGGACCATGATCCAGGTCCAGAACCTCACGAAGGCGTACGCCGGCTTCACGGCCGTCGACGACGTCAGCTTCACCTGCCGTCCGGGCGCGGTGACCGGCTTCCTCGGGCCCAACGGTGCCGGCAAGTCGACGACGATGCGCATCATCGCCGGACTCACGCCCCCGTCGAAGGGTGCCGCCACCGTCGGCGGCGTGAACTACCGCGACATCCCCAACCCCGGCACGCAGGTCGGCGTCCTCCTCGACGCCTCGGCGCAGCACGCCGGCCGCACCGGCCGGGAGATCCTGACGATCGGCGCGCGCACCATGGGGCTGCCCGCGAGCCGCGTCGACGAGATGCTCGCGCTCGTCAGCCTGTCCGACAAGGAGTCCCGCCGCCGCGTGCGCAACTACTCGCTCGGCATGCGCCAGCGGCTCGGCATCGCGCACGCCCTCCTCGGCGACCCGAAGATCCTCATGCTCGACGAGCCCGCCAACGGTCTCGACCCGGCCGGCATCCACTGGATGCGCGGCCTGCTTCGTGAGTACGCCGACCGCGGCGGCACCGTGCTCCTGTCGTCGCACCTGCTGCACGAGGTGCAGATCATCGCCGACGAGCTGATCGTCATCGGCAACGGGAAGATCGTCGCCGAGGGCACGAAGGAGGAGCTGCTGCAGGCGGCCGGCACGTACGTGCGCGGCGTCGAGCCACGCGCCCTCGAGCAGGCGCTCACCGGCGCCGGCATCACCGTCACGCCGAGCGGCGAGGGCCTCACCACCGAGGCCGCGCCCGAGGTCGTCGGCAAGGCGGCCGCCGCTGCGGGCGTCGCCCTCGTCGAGCTGCGCCAGGCCGACGGCGCGGGCCTGGAGGAGATGTTCCTCCAGCTCACCGCCACCACCCAGCGCGACGCCGTCCCCACCGAAGGAGCCCAGGCATGAGCACCACCACCGCACCCGCGGTCAGCATCGACACCGACCGTCCGGGCATCCCCCTCACCCGCCTGGTGGGTGTGGAGGTCCGCAAGTCCTTCGACACGCGTGCCGGACGGTGGCTGAGCATCTCGATCCTCGGCCTGTGCGCCGTGGTGATGCTCGTCATCGCGTTCCTCGTCACCGACGGGGGCGAGTTCCAGGACTTCCCGTTCTTCATCCAGGCCATGGGCGGCACGCTCGGCTACTTCCTGCCGATCATCGCGATCATGCTGGTCACCTCGGAGTGGGGCCAGCGCACCGGGCTCGTCACGTTCACCCTCGAGCCTCGCCGTCCCCGCGTGGTGGCCGCGAAGCTGCTCGCCGGACTCATCATCTCCGTCGGCGTGATGCTGCTGTCCGCCGTGCTCGCGGCGATCGGCACGTTCCTCGCGTCGAGCGTCCGCGGTGTCGACGTGTCGTGGACGATCACCGGCCACGAGGTCTTCAACTTCGTGGTGAGCAACCTGATTGGCGTGCTCATCGGGTTCGCCATCGCCATGCTGCTCATGAACACGGCGGCCGCCATCGTCGGCTACTTCGTCTACACGCTCGTGCTTCCGATCGTCGTCGGCATCGTCGGCGGGCTCGTGGAGTGGTTCGGCGACCTCGCCCCGTGGATCGAGCTGAACACGGCCCTCGTGCCGCTGTTCACCGGCGACTTCGACCCGACCGGCGAGGAGTGGGCGCGCATCGCGACCGCCGGCACGATCTGGCTGGTGCTGCCGCTCGGCTTCGGCATCTACCGGCTGCTGCGCTCCGAGGTGAAGTGACCCCGGAGCGGTGAGACCTCCGGCGCCCGGGCGGGACACCCGGTGCCGGTGAGGGAGAATGGCGACATGCGCAAGCGTGTCGCCATTCTCGGTTCCACCGGCTCCATCGGCACCCAGGCCCTGGAGGTGGTCGAGGCCGCGCCCGAGAGGTTCGACGTCGTCGCGCTCGCGGCCGGTGGGTCCGACCCGGCCCTGCTCGCCGCCCAGGCCATCCGGCACGAGGTCGAGGTGGTCGCCGTCGCGCGCGCCACGTCGGCGCAGGACGTCCAGCTCGCGCTCTACGCCGAGGCGAAGCGGCGCGGCTGGTCCGAGGGCGACCACCGTGTGCCGCGCCTGCTCGCCGGCCCCGACGCCGCCACCGAGGTGGCGCGCACCGACGTCGACGTCGTGCTCAACGGCATGACGGGTGCGGTCGGCCTCGAGCCGACCTTGGCAGCCCTCGACGCGGGTACCACACTCGCGCTCGCCAACAAGGAGTCGCTGATCGTGGGCGGTGAGCTGGTCACGTCGCGGGTGCGTCCGGGGCAGCTCGTGCCGGTCGACTCCGAGCACTCCGCGATCGCGCAGGCCCTGCGCGGCGAGCGCGTCGACGACGTGCGTCGCCTGCTCGTCACCGCGAGCGGCGGACCGTTCCGCGGACGCAGCCGCGCCGAGCTCGCCGACGTGACGCCCGAGCAGGCGATGGCGCACCCGACGTGGGACATGGGTCCGGTCATCACCATCAACTCCGCGACGCTCGTCAACAAGGGCCTGGAGGTGATCGAGGCGCACCTGCTGTTCGGGATCGACTTCGACCGCATCGACGTGGTCGTGCACCCGTCGTCGGTGGTGCACTCCATGGTCGAGTACGTCGACGGCTCGACGATGGTGCAGGCCTCGCCCCCGGACATGCGGCTGCCGATCGCCCTCGGGCTCGCGTGGCCCGAGCGCGTGCCGGGCGCGGCGCGCGGCTGCGACTGGACCTCGCCCACCTCGTGGGAGTTCTTCCCGCTCGACGAGACCGCGTTTCCCGCCGTGTCGCTGGCGCGGCGCGCCGGGTCCTTCGGCCGCACGGCGCCGGCCGTCCTCAACGCCGCCAACGAGGTGTGCGTCGACGCGTTCGTCGCCGGCGACTTGGGCTTCCTTGGCATCGTGGACACGGTGGGCGCGGTCCTGGACGAGCACCTGCGCGACCCGGACGCCGCCCACCCCGACCTGACCCTCGAGCGCGTGCTCGAGGCCGACACCCTGGCCCGCGAGCGGGCGAGGGCCCTGGTAGAGGGAGCGTCCATGAGTGCATCCAGCGGAGCCCGCGCGTGACCGCGCTCATCTACACGCTCGGCGTCGTCGTCTTCGTGCTCGGCGTCATCGCGTCGATCGCCCTGCACGAGCTCGGCCACATGGTCCCGGCGAAGAAGTTCGGCATCAAGGTCACCCAGTACTTCGTCGGCTTCGGCAACACGATCTGGTCGGTCAAGCGGGGCGAGACCGAGTACGGCATCAAGTCGATCCCGCTCGGCGGCTACGTGAAGCTCGTCGGCATGCTGCCGCCGGAGCGGCGCGACGGCGTCGCCGCCGACCCGCACGAGGTCCGCGCGACCAGCACCGGCCTGTTCACCCAGCTCGTCAGCGACGCGCGCCACGCGGAGCACGAGCTCATCGAGGACGACGACCTCGACCGCCTCTTCTACCGCAAGCCCTGGTGGCAGAAGCTGATCGTCATGGCCGGCGGCCCGCTCGTCAACGTCGCCATCGCCGTCGTGCTGTTCGCGGTCGTGCTCATGGGCTTCGGTGCGCTCACCCCGACGACGACCGTGCAGGCGGTCTCCGACTGCGCCATCACCGACGCCGAGGCGGGACGGGCGTGCACCGACGCCGACCCCGTGACCCCGGCCAAGCAGGCCGGCCTGCAGCCCGGCGACCGGTTCGTGTCGTTCAACGGCGAGCGGATCACGTCGTGGGAGCAGCTGTCGGGCCTGATCCGCGCCAACGGCGACCGCGAGGCCCGCCTCGTCGTCGACCGCGACGGTCGCGAGGTGTCCGCCGACGTCCCGACCGCCGTGCTCGCCCGCACCTCGCTCGACGATCCGCAGCGTACCGAGAAGGTCGGCTTCCTCGGCGTCACGCCGACCGAGACCATGCAGCGACAGGGCCCGGGCGCCGTCGTCGACGTCATGGGCGAGCAGGTCGCGGCCACCGCCAGCGCCATCGCCCACCTGCCGGTGCGCATGGTCGAGGTGACCAAGGCGGCGTTCGGCGCGGAGCGACCCGCCGACGGACCGATCAGCGTCGTCGGCGCCAGCCGGGTGGCGGGCGAGCTCGTCACGGTCGACGAGCCCAGCTGGGCGGAGCGCGCCCAGCGGCTGCTGGCCCTGCTCGCGTCGCTGAACCTGTTCCTCGCGCTGTTCAACTTCATCCCGCTGCTGCCCCTCGACGGCGGCCACATCGCCGGTGCGCTGTGGGAGGCCGTGCGCCGAGGATGGGCGCGTCTGCGCCGCCGACCGGACCCCGGATACGTCGACGTCGCGAGGATGCTGCCCGTCGCCTACGTGGTGGGTGGCATCCTGATGGTCATGAGCGTCATCCTGATCTACGCCGACATCGTGAACCCGGTGAGCATCTCGTGAGCGCCGGGTCCGTCCCGGTCTCGCTCGGGATGCCCGAGGCGCCGCCGCCGGTCCTCAGCCCGCGACGCACGAGCCGCAAGATCAAGGTCGGCACGGTCGACGTGGGCGGCGACGCCCCCGTCTCGGTGCAGTCCATGACCACGACGCTGACGTCGGACGTGAACACCACGCTCCAGCAGATCGCCGAGCTCACCGCCGCCGGCTGCGACATCGTGCGCGTGGCGTGCCCCAGCCAGGACGACGCCGACGCGCTGCCCGCGATCGCCCGCAAGAGCCAGATCCCCGTCATCGCCGACATCCACTTCCAGCCGAAGTACGTGTTCGCCGCGATCGACGCCGGCTGCGCGGCCGTGCGCGTGAACCCCGGCAACATCCGCAAGTTCGACGACCAGGTCGGTGCGATCGCCCGGGCGGCCAAGGACGCCGGCGTCTCGCTGCGCATCGGCGTCAACGCGGGCTCGCTCGACAAGCGTCTGCTCGAGAAGTACGGCAAGGCGACGCCCGAGGCCCTGGTCGAGTCGGCCGTGTGGGAGGCGTCGCTCTTCGAGGAGCACGACTTCCACGACTTCAAGATCTCGGTCAAGCACAACGACCCCGTCATCATGGCCCAGGCCTACGAGATGCTCGCCGAACGCGGCGACTGGCCGCTCCACCTCGGCGTCACCGAGGCCGGACCGGCGTTCCAGGGCACCATCAAGAGCGCCACGGCGTTCGGATACCTGCTCGGCAAGGGCATCGGCGACACCATCCGCGTCTCGCTGTCCGCCCCGCCCGTGGAGGAGGTCAAGGTCGGCATCCAGATCCTGCAGTCGCTCAACCTGCGACCGCGCAAGCTCGAGATCGTCTCCTGCCCGTCGTGCGGACGCGCCCAGGTCGACGTCTACACGCTCGCCGAGCAGGTGACCGCCGGTCTCGACGGTCTCGAGGTGCCGCTGCGCGTCGCCGTCATGGGCTGCGTCGTCAACGGCCCCGGCGAGGCACGCGAGGCCGACCTCGGCGTCGCGTCCGGCAACGGCAAGGGCCAGATCTTCGTCAAGGGCGAGGTCATCAAGACCGTGCCCGAGAGCAAGATCGTCGAGACGCTCATCGAAGAGGCCCTGCGCATCGCCGAGGACATGGAGCCCGAGGACGGCGCCACCGCCTCGGTGACGGTCTCGGGCTGAGCATCCGCCGTCCGTCCCAGGTCGCGCCCGTCGAGGGGCGACGGCCGGTCCGCTGGCCTAGGCTGTCGGCAGCCGGGCGAGCGGCCTGCGGAGCGAGGAGCACACGATGATCGAGCTGGTGCCGGTCGCGTCCGACGCCACCGGGCGTCGCGACCAGCAGATCCGGCTGCTCGGGCCCGACGACCGCGTCGAGCTCGAGGCGCTGATGGCCCGTGACGAGCGCGCGAACCTCTTCGTGCGCCACCGCGTCGCCGAGACCGGACTGCGCAGCCTGATGCTCGGCGGCACGATGCTCGGCTGCTTCCGCGACGGCCGGCTCGTCGCCGCCTGCCACTGCGGCGCCAACCTCGTCCCCGTGGAGGCCGACGCCGAGGCCGTCGACGGCTTCGCGCGCCAGCTGCTCCTCACCGGCGTCGCCCCGGGCATGCGACGCAGCGCGTCGCTCGTCGGCCGCCAGGCCGCCGTCATGCGGCTGTGGTCGAGGCTCGAGCAGGACTGGGGTCCCGCGCGGTCGGTGCGGGCCGACCAGCCGTTCCTCGCCATCGACGGCGAGCCGGCGGTCGCGCCGGACCCGCGGCTGCGCCGCGTCATGATCGACGAGGTCGACGTGCTGTACCCGGCGTCCGTGGCGATGTTCCGCGAGGAGGTCGGCATCGACCCCGAGGCCGGTGGCAGCGCCGGCTACCGCGCCCGCGTGGCGCAGCTCGTCGCCCGAGGCTGGGCGTTCGCGATCATCGAGGACGGCGAGGTGCTCTTCAAGACCGAGGTCGGCGCCGCCGCCGGCGGCGTCTGCCAGCTGCAGGGCGTCTGGGTGCACCCCGACCACCGCGGTCGAGGCATCGCGGCACCAGCGCTCGCCGGCGTCGTCCGGGTGGTGCAGCGCGACGTCGCCTCCGACGTCACGCTCTACGTCAACGACTTCAACACGGCCGCCCGCGCCACCTACGCCCGCGTCGGGCTGCGCCAGGTCGACACGTTCGCGTCGATCCTGCTGTAGCCCGGCCCGCGTCGTCAGTCGCCCGTCGTGGTCCAGTGCGTGAGCACCGGGGGAGCGGCCAGCAACGCTCCGAGGGCGGGCCGGTTGCCGTCCCCGGCCCGCCACGCGCGGTACGCCGCGTCGTGCTCGAGGCTCTCCCAACGCTCGAACGCCGTCACACGGGTCGGGTCCTCGACGTCGGTGAGCACCTCGACGCCGAGGTTCCCGGCGAAGGCGCGGGTCTCGGCGAGGACCTCGTCGAGGACGGCGGGTGCAGCCTCGACCTTCTCAGGTCGCAGCCGGAGCTCGAGGGTGGCGACGATGGACACGGATGCCTCCTGCGGGGCGCGGGGTGCGGACGCTCCATCCTCGCACCGTCCCGTGCGGCTCGGCGGGGGTCGCCTAGGGTGCGGACATGGATCGTGACGTGAAGGCCCTGGCCGCCCTGCTCGCCGTCGCCGGGGTCGCGCACTTCGTGAAGCCCGAGCCGTTCGAGCAGATGGTGCCGCGCGCGCTTCCGCGTCGACGCGAGCTCGTGCACGCCTCGGGGGTGGTGGAGGTGGCCTGCGCGGCGCTGCTCGCGCACCCCCGCACGCGACGCGCCGGGGGACTGGCCGCCGCCGGGCTCCTGGTGGGGGTGTTCCCGGCCAACCTGCAGATGACGGCCGACGTGCTGCGCAGCCGTCGCGCCTCGCCCGTGCTGAAGGCCGGGGTCGTCGGCCGGCTGCCGCTGCAGTTGCCGCTCGTGCGCACGGCCCTCAAGGCCTCGCGCAGCGCTCGATAGGGTCGGCGCATGCGCATGTCCCAGCTGTTCCTGCGAACCCTCCGTGACGACCCGGCGGACGCGGAGGTCCCGAGCCACAAGCTGCTCGTCCGGGCCGGCTACGTGCGGCGCGTGGCGCCGGGCATCTACTCCTGGCTCCCGCTCGGGCTGAAGGTGCTGGCCAAGGTCGAGGAGATCGTCCGCGAGGAGATGGAGGCCATCGGCTCGCAGGAGGTGCGCTTCCCCGCGCTGCTGCCGCGCGAGCCGTACGAGGCGACGAACCGCTGGACGGAGTACGGCCCCAACCTGTTCCGCCTGCACGACCGTCGCGGCAACGACATGCTGCTCGGTCCCACCCACGAGGAGATGTTCGCGCTCCTCGTGAAGGACCTCTACGGCTCCTACAAGGACCTGCCGCTGAGCCTGTACCAGATCCAGACGAAGTACCGCGACGAGGCGCGACCCCGCGCTGGCATCCTGCGCGGCCGCGAGTTCGTCATGAAGGACTCCTACTCCTTCGACGTGACCGACGAGGGCCTCGAGCGCAGCTACCAGGCGCACCGCGAGGCCTACGTGCGCATCTTCGACCGGCTCGGTCTCGACTACGTCGTCGTGCAGGCCGACTCCGGCGCGATGGGCGGGTCGGCGAGCGAGGAGTTCCTCGCCGTCGCCGAGATCGGCGAGGACACCTTCGTCCGCTCGCCCGGCGGCTACGCGGCCAACGTCGAGGCCGTGGTCACGGTGGCCCCCGACCCCCAGCCCTACGACGGACTGCCCGCCGCGCACGCCGAGCAGACGCCCGACACGCCGACCATCGACACGCTCGTCGCGCACCTCAACGAGCGCTTCCCGCGCGAGGACCGCCCCTGGACCGGTGCCGACACGCTGAAGAACGTCCTCGTCGTGCTGCGCCACCCCGACGGCTCCCGCGAGGCGCTCGCGATCGGCGTCCCCGGCGACCGCGAGGTCGACACGAAGCGGCTCGAGACGCAGGTCGCGCCCGCCGACGTCGAGCCGTTCACGGAGGAGGACTTCGCCGCCCACCCGGCCCTGAAGAAGGGCTACATCGGCCCCGGCGTGCTGGGGGAGGAGTCCGAGACCGGCATCCGCTACCTCGTCGACCCCCGCGTCGTCGACGGCACGCGCTGGGTCACCGGCGCGAACGTGGCGGGCTCGCACGTGATCGACCTCGTGGCCGGCCGCGACTTCACCGCCGACGGCACGATCGAGGCGGCCGAGGTGCGTGCGGGCGACCCCGCCCCCGACGGCTCGGGCCCGCTCGAGCTCGCCCGTGGCATCGAGATGGGGCACATCTTCCAGCTCGGCCGCAAGTACGCCGAGGCGCTCGACCTGAAGGTGCTCGACGAGAACGGCAAGCTCGTCACCGTCACGATGGGCTCCTACGGCGTGGGCATCTCGCGCGCCGTCGCGGCCGTCGTGGAGAGCTCGCACGACGAGCTCGGCATCGTCTGGCCGCGCGAGCTGGCACCCTTCGACGTCCACGTCGTCGTCGCCGGGAAGCAGCCCGAGCTGTTCGAGGCGGCCGACCGGCTCGTCGCCGAGCTGGAGGCCGCCGGCCTCGACGTGCTCTACGACGACCGCCCGAAGGTGTCGCCCGGCGTCAAGTTCAAGGACGCCGAGCTGCTCGGCATGCCGACGACCGTCGTCGTGGGCAAGGGGCTGGCCGACGGGCTGCTGGAGGTCAAGGACCGCGCCAGCGGCACGCGCCGCGACGTGGCGCTCGCCGACGTCATCACCGAGGTCCGCGGCGTCTGCCGCTGACCACCCTGCCGCGGATCCCGGCGCTCAGTCTCGGTCGAGTCCGGGGAAGGGGCTGGGCCCGGCGCCCCAGCTCGTCGCCTCCAGTGCCGAGGCCCGCAGCGACCGGACGGCCTCGCGACGGTCGCCCGCGCTGCCGAGCGCCACGAGCGGCACGATGGCGCGGCACATCCGCTCGGCCAGGTCCGCGAGCCGCTGGCGGGCCTGGTCGACGGAGCGGGGAGGCACGCCGTAGGCGGGCTGTGGGCCCACGGGTGTCGCCCCTGCGGCCGCCACGCGTGCGACGAGCACGTCGCGCGCACGCTCGTGGCGGCGCAAGGCCGCGCGCGCGGCGTCGTCGAGCTCGGCGAACCGGCCTGCGCTGAGCGACGTCAGCCAGACTGCCTCGTGCTCGAGCGCGAGGCGGCGCTGCAGGGGGCCGACGGGGGACGGGTCGCCCACGTCACGCACCTCCTGCCCGCCGGCCCAGGGTGCGGGCGACCTGCGCCTGCCCGGCCGCGAGCGACGCCAGCACGCGGGCCAGGTCGGGGGAGACCGCCGCGAGCGCGTCGGCCTGCCGGCGGCTGGCGGTCCGGTTGAGGTCGGCCACGACGGTGGCGACGTCGGACGACGTGGTCGTCGGCGACGGGTCGACGTCCGGTGCACCGCCGAGCCCGTCGAGCTGGGTCCTCAGGACCGTCGCGAGGTCGTCGGTGCGGACGCCGTCGAGACCCTCGACCGACACGGCGAGCGTGACCTGGTCGGCCGCGGCGCGCTCCAGCAGACGCGTGTCCGCGGCGTCCGGCATCGGGCGCGGTCGCGCCCCGAGGGCACGCAGCACGTCGTCGTCGCGGCCCGCGACGTGCAGGGCCGCGCCGGCCGCCACGACGGCGACCCCGCCTCCCACGACGACGCGACGGCTGACCATCCCGTCAGGCTAATGGGTGCCCGCTAGAGTGAGGGTCGCGCGGTCGCCCAGCGGCACCGCGCACCGGACGTGCCGACAACAGAACACAGGAGGCTGCACGACATGGCGGACCCGCAGGCCGACACCGTGAGGGACGAGGTCGCCGGACCCCTCGCCGCCCTCGGACTCGACCTCGAGGCGGTCGAGCTCTCCCGCTCCGGTTCCAGGCGCTTCCTGAGGATCGCGGTCGACGCCGACGGTGGCGTCCCGCTCGACCTCATCACCGACGCCACCCGCGTCGTCTCCGCCGCGCTCGACGACGGCACGGCGATGGGGGAGCAGCCCTACACGCTCGAGGTGACTTCCCGCGGGCTCGACCGTCCGCTGACCGAGCCCCGGCACTGGCGGCGCAACGTCGGCCGGCTCGTCGCCGTGACGCTGCACGACGGTCCCGCCGTCACCGGACGGGTCGTCGGCAGCGACGACACCGGTGTCGAGATCACCGTGAAGGGTCAGCAGCGCCGGATCGCCTACGCCGACGTCGCTCGCGCCCTCGTCACCCCCGAGCTCGGCGCCCCCAAGGCGCCCACCACCGGCCGGCCCAAGCAGCAGAAGTCGTCGGCCAAGGGCCGCGGCTCCGCCCCGCGGCCCGGCCGCCCCGACCACCACCGCGAGAAGGACGCCTGATGGACATCGACATGAGCGCGCTGCGCGCCCTCGAGCGGGAGAAGGACATCTCCCTCGACGTCGTCGTGGAGGCCATCGAGACAGCGCTGCTGTCGGCCTACCAGAAGACGCCGTACTCCCACCAGCACGCACGGGTCGTGCTCGACCGCCAGACGGGTCGCGTGACGGTCTGGGCTAAGGAGCGGCTCGCACCGGAGCCGGCCGCTCCCGCCGAGCCGGCCGAGACCGGGTCTGACGAGGCGGCCGACACGGCGTCCGACGAGGCGCAGTCGCCCGCCGCGCCGCCGGCCCCGCGGTTCTCGGAGGAGTTCGACGACACGCCGGAGGACTTCGGCCGCTTCGCCGCCACCGTCGCGCGGCAGCTGATCATGCAGCGCCTGCGCCAGGCGGAGGACGAGCAGAAGTTCGGCGAGTTCTCCGGCAAGGTCGGCGACATCGTCTCCGGCGTCATCCAGCAGGGCAGCCGCCCTGGCGACGTCATGATCGACCTCGGTCGCGTCGAGGCGCTGCTGCCGTCGGCCGAGCGCGTCGCCGAGGAGAAGTACGCCCACGGCGAGCGCATCAAGGCCTACGTGTACGAGGTCGAGAAGGGCATGCGTGGCCCGCGGGTCAAGGTCTCGCGCACCCACCCCAACCTCGTGCGCCTGCTGTTCGCCCTCGAGGTCCCGGAGATCGCCGACGGCTCCGTCGAGATCATGGCCGTGGCGCGGGAGGCCGGCCACCGCACCAAGATCGCCGTGCGCGCCACGAAGCCCGGCGTCAACGCCAAGGGCGCCTGCATCGGGCCCATGGGCCAGCGCGTGCGCAACGTGATGCACGAGCTGCACGGCGAGAAGATCGACATCGTCGACCACAGCGACGACCCGCTGGAGTTCATCGGGCACGCGCTCTCGCCGTCGCGGGTCAAGAAGGTCACGATGGTCGACGAGCAGACCCGGGCCGCCCGCGTCGTCGTCCCCGACTTCCAGCTGTCGCTCGCCATCGGCAAGGAGGGCCAGAACGCCCGCCTCGCCGCCAAGCTCACCGGCTGGCGCATCGACATCCGCTCCGACACCGAGGTGCCGCAGGACGGCGACGGCGCGCGGCCCGAGCGCAGGTCGTGACCACGGACGGGGTAGACTCGACCACGGTCACTCGCACGTGCATCGGATGCCGGTCGCGCGACGACGTGACCGCTCTGGTCCGGCTCGTCGCGATGCCGGGGGAGGCGGGTACCACCGTGACCCCCGACCCGCGGCGGACGATGCCGGGGCGAGGGGCGCACCTGCACCCCGACCCTCGGTGCCTGGAGCTGGCACGACGTCGACGGGCGTTCGGCCGGGCCCTCCGCGTGGAGGGACCGCTCGACCTGACGCTGCTCGACGACGTGACCGGCCCGCGGGACTGACCAGGGCGCACCAACCCATCCACGGGGCCACCGGCCCCACGACCCGAAAACGGAGCAACCGCTCATGAGCTCTCGATGAGAACGTTCCGATGAGCCTGCACGTCAACTAGGGTCCTCACCTCCTTCGGGGTGCGGGCCCCCACGAAGGAGAACAGTGGCTGTCAGAGTCCACGAGCTCGCACGAGAGCTCGGAGTCCAGAGCAAGGACATCCTGTCCACGTTGAAGGACATGGGTGAGTACGTGAAGTCCGCGTCGTCCACCGTCGAGGCGCCGGTCGTCCGCCGCCTCAAGGAGGAGCACGGCGACGCGCTGCTCGCCAAGGGTGCCAAGAAGGGTGTCAAGAAGGCCGCCCCCGCGCCCGCCCCCAAGGCACCGGCCGCCGAGGCACCCGCCCCGGCTGCGCCTCAGGCCCCCGCCGCACCGCAGGCGCCCAGCGCACCTTCCCCGGCGTCCGCAGCGCCGAAGCCCGGTCCCGCCGCGCCCAAGGCCACGCCGACCCCCGGTCCGCGTCCCG from Aeromicrobium erythreum encodes:
- a CDS encoding ABC transporter ATP-binding protein: MIQVQNLTKAYAGFTAVDDVSFTCRPGAVTGFLGPNGAGKSTTMRIIAGLTPPSKGAATVGGVNYRDIPNPGTQVGVLLDASAQHAGRTGREILTIGARTMGLPASRVDEMLALVSLSDKESRRRVRNYSLGMRQRLGIAHALLGDPKILMLDEPANGLDPAGIHWMRGLLREYADRGGTVLLSSHLLHEVQIIADELIVIGNGKIVAEGTKEELLQAAGTYVRGVEPRALEQALTGAGITVTPSGEGLTTEAAPEVVGKAAAAAGVALVELRQADGAGLEEMFLQLTATTQRDAVPTEGAQA
- a CDS encoding ABC transporter permease; this encodes MSTTTAPAVSIDTDRPGIPLTRLVGVEVRKSFDTRAGRWLSISILGLCAVVMLVIAFLVTDGGEFQDFPFFIQAMGGTLGYFLPIIAIMLVTSEWGQRTGLVTFTLEPRRPRVVAAKLLAGLIISVGVMLLSAVLAAIGTFLASSVRGVDVSWTITGHEVFNFVVSNLIGVLIGFAIAMLLMNTAAAIVGYFVYTLVLPIVVGIVGGLVEWFGDLAPWIELNTALVPLFTGDFDPTGEEWARIATAGTIWLVLPLGFGIYRLLRSEVK
- the dxr gene encoding 1-deoxy-D-xylulose-5-phosphate reductoisomerase; protein product: MRKRVAILGSTGSIGTQALEVVEAAPERFDVVALAAGGSDPALLAAQAIRHEVEVVAVARATSAQDVQLALYAEAKRRGWSEGDHRVPRLLAGPDAATEVARTDVDVVLNGMTGAVGLEPTLAALDAGTTLALANKESLIVGGELVTSRVRPGQLVPVDSEHSAIAQALRGERVDDVRRLLVTASGGPFRGRSRAELADVTPEQAMAHPTWDMGPVITINSATLVNKGLEVIEAHLLFGIDFDRIDVVVHPSSVVHSMVEYVDGSTMVQASPPDMRLPIALGLAWPERVPGAARGCDWTSPTSWEFFPLDETAFPAVSLARRAGSFGRTAPAVLNAANEVCVDAFVAGDLGFLGIVDTVGAVLDEHLRDPDAAHPDLTLERVLEADTLARERARALVEGASMSASSGARA
- a CDS encoding M50 family metallopeptidase, translating into MTALIYTLGVVVFVLGVIASIALHELGHMVPAKKFGIKVTQYFVGFGNTIWSVKRGETEYGIKSIPLGGYVKLVGMLPPERRDGVAADPHEVRATSTGLFTQLVSDARHAEHELIEDDDLDRLFYRKPWWQKLIVMAGGPLVNVAIAVVLFAVVLMGFGALTPTTTVQAVSDCAITDAEAGRACTDADPVTPAKQAGLQPGDRFVSFNGERITSWEQLSGLIRANGDREARLVVDRDGREVSADVPTAVLARTSLDDPQRTEKVGFLGVTPTETMQRQGPGAVVDVMGEQVAATASAIAHLPVRMVEVTKAAFGAERPADGPISVVGASRVAGELVTVDEPSWAERAQRLLALLASLNLFLALFNFIPLLPLDGGHIAGALWEAVRRGWARLRRRPDPGYVDVARMLPVAYVVGGILMVMSVILIYADIVNPVSIS
- the ispG gene encoding flavodoxin-dependent (E)-4-hydroxy-3-methylbut-2-enyl-diphosphate synthase, with translation MPEAPPPVLSPRRTSRKIKVGTVDVGGDAPVSVQSMTTTLTSDVNTTLQQIAELTAAGCDIVRVACPSQDDADALPAIARKSQIPVIADIHFQPKYVFAAIDAGCAAVRVNPGNIRKFDDQVGAIARAAKDAGVSLRIGVNAGSLDKRLLEKYGKATPEALVESAVWEASLFEEHDFHDFKISVKHNDPVIMAQAYEMLAERGDWPLHLGVTEAGPAFQGTIKSATAFGYLLGKGIGDTIRVSLSAPPVEEVKVGIQILQSLNLRPRKLEIVSCPSCGRAQVDVYTLAEQVTAGLDGLEVPLRVAVMGCVVNGPGEAREADLGVASGNGKGQIFVKGEVIKTVPESKIVETLIEEALRIAEDMEPEDGATASVTVSG
- a CDS encoding GNAT family N-acetyltransferase; translated protein: MIELVPVASDATGRRDQQIRLLGPDDRVELEALMARDERANLFVRHRVAETGLRSLMLGGTMLGCFRDGRLVAACHCGANLVPVEADAEAVDGFARQLLLTGVAPGMRRSASLVGRQAAVMRLWSRLEQDWGPARSVRADQPFLAIDGEPAVAPDPRLRRVMIDEVDVLYPASVAMFREEVGIDPEAGGSAGYRARVAQLVARGWAFAIIEDGEVLFKTEVGAAAGGVCQLQGVWVHPDHRGRGIAAPALAGVVRVVQRDVASDVTLYVNDFNTAARATYARVGLRQVDTFASILL
- a CDS encoding putative quinol monooxygenase: MSIVATLELRLRPEKVEAAPAVLDEVLAETRAFAGNLGVEVLTDVEDPTRVTAFERWESLEHDAAYRAWRAGDGNRPALGALLAAPPVLTHWTTTGD
- a CDS encoding DoxX family protein is translated as MDRDVKALAALLAVAGVAHFVKPEPFEQMVPRALPRRRELVHASGVVEVACAALLAHPRTRRAGGLAAAGLLVGVFPANLQMTADVLRSRRASPVLKAGVVGRLPLQLPLVRTALKASRSAR